In Candidatus Roseilinea sp., one DNA window encodes the following:
- a CDS encoding sugar ABC transporter substrate-binding protein gives MFERTQSMSRRRFLKAAAFGVTGALAACAPPAAAPPAQPAQPAAPAEAPAAADGELKGELIFWGHADHPIYDAGQAFMKKYPGVTFTQVEITDERTTKVEAALAAGEGAPDLNWLEANEVQLYGRRGVLLDVTDVVKQYEKDLVPAKLAEARVSGRYYGMPGDITPNTLWVRPDILEKAGVPMFEKDVKYEDFLIAAKTVKEKADSSLYVFGADGGGQSSLMFQCPFYALGGNVSDESGEEILFDQGDAAVRAVEYAKMAWDAGAGLDAGWFSPPYWAAIKEGKLGGTYSPPWMRGFFETEVKTPETGQGKWKSVVLPIYAGGEKHRTNVWGGATLCSYTQTKVPDLVKKFMEFTFATMEGAQVTADWGIVPPYLPWLTTKLKDVKQTLFSDQTWTDTLNEALTLMREDYYRTPAYGLSGIAGGGPLYDKYFIPMMKGEIDIEAGVKQWADDLRTENKKLLESLK, from the coding sequence ATGTTCGAACGAACTCAATCCATGTCTCGGCGACGTTTCTTGAAAGCTGCGGCTTTCGGCGTCACCGGCGCACTGGCGGCCTGCGCCCCACCCGCCGCTGCACCGCCAGCGCAACCCGCTCAACCGGCAGCGCCTGCGGAAGCGCCAGCAGCGGCTGATGGTGAGCTGAAGGGCGAACTGATCTTCTGGGGCCATGCTGACCATCCGATCTATGACGCTGGCCAGGCCTTCATGAAAAAGTACCCCGGCGTCACGTTCACCCAGGTCGAGATCACTGACGAGCGCACCACCAAGGTCGAAGCGGCGCTGGCCGCCGGCGAAGGTGCGCCCGACCTGAACTGGCTGGAGGCGAACGAGGTACAGCTCTACGGCCGGCGTGGCGTGTTGCTCGATGTGACTGACGTGGTCAAGCAGTATGAGAAGGACCTCGTGCCGGCCAAGTTGGCTGAGGCGCGGGTGAGTGGCCGCTACTATGGCATGCCCGGCGACATCACGCCCAACACGTTGTGGGTGCGCCCGGATATCCTGGAAAAGGCTGGCGTGCCGATGTTCGAGAAAGATGTCAAGTACGAGGACTTCCTCATCGCGGCCAAGACGGTGAAAGAAAAGGCTGATTCCAGCTTATACGTCTTCGGCGCGGATGGTGGCGGCCAGAGCAGCTTGATGTTCCAGTGCCCGTTCTACGCGCTGGGCGGTAATGTCTCCGACGAGAGCGGTGAGGAGATCCTGTTCGACCAGGGCGACGCGGCCGTTCGCGCCGTAGAATATGCCAAGATGGCCTGGGACGCCGGCGCCGGCCTGGATGCCGGCTGGTTCTCGCCGCCCTACTGGGCCGCGATCAAGGAAGGCAAGCTTGGCGGCACCTACTCGCCGCCGTGGATGCGTGGCTTCTTCGAGACCGAGGTGAAGACGCCCGAGACCGGCCAAGGCAAATGGAAGAGCGTGGTCCTGCCGATCTACGCAGGTGGCGAGAAGCATCGCACCAACGTATGGGGCGGCGCGACGCTGTGTTCATACACCCAGACCAAAGTGCCCGACCTGGTCAAGAAGTTCATGGAGTTCACCTTCGCTACAATGGAGGGCGCACAGGTCACGGCTGACTGGGGCATCGTCCCGCCCTATCTGCCCTGGTTGACGACCAAGTTGAAGGACGTGAAGCAGACGCTGTTCAGCGACCAGACTTGGACCGACACGCTGAATGAAGCGCTCACGTTGATGCGCGAGGACTACTATCGCACGCCGGCCTACGGTCTGTCCGGCATCGCAGGTGGCGGGCCGCTCTACGACAAGTACTTCATCCCGATGATGAAGGGCGAAATCGACATCGAGGCGGGCGTGAAGCAGTGGGCGGATGACTTGCGCACCGAGAACAAGAAGTTGTTGGAAAGCCTGAAGTGA
- a CDS encoding UPF0721 transmembrane protein produces the protein MTLIEQLIGLVFLFAAAFIGGAINAVAGGGSLIAFPALVVFGVDKIIANATNTAALWPGTIGSVWAYREDLKPLVNLLILLLAPSFVGGWLGALLLTRTPPELFGRIVPLLVLFATLIFAARDAFNRMAARSVEARRRADDGHVSPGARVWGILFQLFVATYGGYFGAGIGILMLASLSLMGLQDIHRMNALKTALAFVINGMALAFFALSGIVNWPLAILMGVGGLLGGYFGAHYAKRVNQRDLRGFVVVMGLIATAYLFTRSL, from the coding sequence ATGACCCTCATCGAGCAACTCATCGGCCTCGTCTTTCTCTTCGCCGCCGCGTTCATCGGCGGCGCGATCAACGCGGTGGCCGGCGGCGGCAGCCTGATCGCCTTTCCGGCGCTGGTGGTGTTCGGCGTGGATAAGATCATCGCCAACGCGACGAACACCGCGGCATTGTGGCCGGGCACCATCGGCAGCGTATGGGCCTACCGCGAGGACCTCAAACCATTGGTCAACCTGCTGATCCTGCTGCTCGCGCCCAGCTTCGTCGGCGGCTGGCTCGGCGCGCTGCTGCTGACGCGCACGCCGCCCGAGCTGTTCGGGCGCATCGTGCCGCTGTTGGTGTTGTTCGCCACGCTCATCTTTGCTGCACGCGACGCCTTCAACCGCATGGCCGCGCGCAGCGTGGAGGCCAGGCGCCGCGCGGACGACGGCCACGTGTCGCCCGGCGCGCGCGTGTGGGGCATCTTGTTTCAGCTCTTCGTGGCCACCTACGGCGGCTACTTCGGCGCCGGCATCGGCATCCTCATGCTGGCTTCGCTCAGCCTGATGGGCTTGCAGGACATTCACCGCATGAACGCGCTGAAGACCGCGCTGGCGTTCGTCATCAATGGCATGGCGCTGGCCTTCTTCGCCCTGAGCGGCATCGTGAACTGGCCGCTGGCAATCCTGATGGGTGTTGGCGGACTGCTGGGGGGCTACTTCGGCGCGCATTACGCCAAGCGCGTGAACCAGCGCGACCTGCGCGGGTTCGTCGTAGTCATGGGCCTGATTGCGACGGCCTACCTTTTTACGCGCTCGCTGTGA
- a CDS encoding aminopeptidase, with product MYDSRFNKMAQVIVHYSIEVRPGQTVYVWGQTPAAPLMLEIYREILKAGGNAFLRADLPGAQEIFYAHAQDAQLDFVSPVDRISVEEGEFDAYIRIGAETNTRRLSNADPAKIRRHQAAMSPILTRRLQRSAKGNYNWCVTQFPTDAYAMDADMSLAEYTEFVFGACLVNDPDPVARWREVGATQQRYVDFLRDKKVLRVQGANADLTLRIEGRTWKNSQGKRNFPDGEIFTGPHEDSVNGWVRYSYPAIYQGREVSGIQLWFEDGRVVKATADKNEDFLHQVLDTDRGARYVGEFAIGTNYGITRFSRNILFDEKIGGTFHIAVGAGYPDTGSTNTSAVHWDMIASAHDAEISADGEVFYRNGQFLI from the coding sequence ATGTATGACTCTCGCTTCAATAAGATGGCGCAAGTCATCGTCCACTACTCGATCGAAGTTCGACCCGGCCAGACGGTATACGTCTGGGGCCAGACGCCGGCGGCGCCGTTGATGCTGGAAATCTATCGCGAGATCCTCAAGGCCGGCGGCAACGCCTTTCTGCGCGCCGACCTGCCCGGCGCGCAGGAGATCTTCTACGCGCACGCGCAAGATGCGCAGCTCGACTTCGTCTCTCCGGTGGACCGCATCTCGGTCGAGGAGGGCGAGTTCGACGCCTACATCCGCATCGGCGCGGAGACCAACACCCGCCGGCTCTCGAACGCCGACCCGGCCAAAATCCGGCGCCACCAGGCAGCGATGAGTCCGATTCTGACTCGGCGGTTGCAGCGCAGCGCCAAGGGCAACTACAACTGGTGTGTGACCCAATTCCCGACCGACGCATACGCCATGGACGCCGACATGAGCCTGGCCGAATACACCGAGTTCGTGTTCGGTGCGTGCCTGGTCAACGATCCCGATCCGGTCGCGCGATGGCGCGAAGTCGGCGCCACTCAGCAACGCTACGTGGACTTTTTGCGCGACAAGAAAGTGCTACGCGTGCAGGGGGCAAACGCCGACCTCACCCTGCGCATCGAGGGTCGCACGTGGAAGAACAGCCAGGGCAAGCGCAACTTTCCCGACGGGGAGATCTTCACCGGCCCACACGAGGACTCGGTCAACGGCTGGGTGCGCTACTCATACCCGGCAATCTACCAGGGGCGAGAGGTGAGCGGCATTCAACTGTGGTTCGAAGATGGCCGCGTGGTGAAAGCGACGGCAGACAAGAACGAGGACTTCCTGCACCAGGTGCTCGACACCGACCGCGGCGCGCGCTACGTGGGCGAATTCGCCATCGGCACGAACTACGGCATCACGCGCTTCTCGCGTAACATCCTGTTCGACGAGAAGATCGGCGGCACCTTCCACATCGCGGTCGGCGCCGGCTATCCCGACACAGGCTCGACCAACACCAGCGCGGTGCACTGGGACATGATCGCCAGCGCGCACGACGCCGAGATCAGCGCCGACGGCGAGGTGTTCTACCGCAACGGCCAGTTCTTGATCTGA
- a CDS encoding A/G-specific adenine glycosylase — translation MKRSALVARLLHWFKRHKRDLPWRREPRDPYRVWLSEVMLQQTQVATVIPYFERWLKRFPTLEALAAAPLDDVLKLWEGLGYYARARNLHAAAQIVVRDYGGQLPRTVEGLMALPGIGRYTAGAIASLAFGAPAPVLDGNVRRVLSRIFGLARPSEAELWALAESLLPRRRAGAFNEALMELGATICTPRAPQCAECPLHALCQAYAGGNPEAYPSKPAKQKTPHHEVLTVVLVDGAGRALLGQRPRHGLLGGLWEFISAPRAPAGAAARHRSCPSTDPHPSDLTDLIAHRTGLRVKATQAEQLGIVKHAFTHFKLTRRVWLIRLPAPGRTPLRADGYDRLFWAAPEEVEQLALTRSDRRIWEMYRARRPTLFD, via the coding sequence ATGAAACGCTCCGCGTTGGTCGCACGGCTGCTGCACTGGTTCAAGCGGCACAAGCGCGACCTGCCCTGGCGTCGCGAGCCGCGAGACCCCTATCGGGTCTGGCTCTCGGAGGTCATGCTGCAACAGACGCAGGTCGCGACGGTGATCCCTTACTTTGAGCGCTGGCTCAAGCGCTTCCCCACGCTCGAGGCGCTGGCTGCCGCGCCGCTGGATGACGTGTTGAAGCTGTGGGAAGGGCTGGGGTATTACGCGCGGGCGCGCAACCTGCACGCTGCGGCGCAGATCGTCGTCCGCGATTACGGTGGGCAGCTCCCGCGCACGGTCGAAGGTCTGATGGCGCTGCCGGGGATCGGGCGCTACACCGCCGGCGCCATCGCAAGCCTTGCGTTCGGCGCGCCTGCGCCTGTGCTGGACGGCAACGTCCGGCGCGTGCTCAGCCGCATCTTCGGGCTGGCCCGGCCGAGCGAGGCGGAGCTATGGGCACTGGCCGAGTCGCTGCTGCCACGCAGGCGCGCCGGCGCCTTCAACGAGGCGCTGATGGAGCTGGGAGCGACGATCTGCACCCCGCGCGCGCCGCAGTGCGCGGAATGCCCGCTGCACGCGCTGTGCCAAGCCTATGCCGGCGGCAACCCCGAGGCGTATCCGTCCAAGCCGGCGAAGCAAAAGACGCCGCACCACGAAGTGCTGACCGTCGTGCTGGTGGACGGCGCCGGCCGTGCGCTCTTGGGCCAACGCCCGCGCCATGGCTTGCTCGGCGGCCTGTGGGAATTTATCTCCGCGCCGCGCGCGCCGGCCGGTGCTGCTGCGCGACACCGTTCATGCCCATCCACCGACCCCCATCCTTCTGACCTGACCGACCTGATCGCGCACAGGACCGGCCTGCGGGTAAAGGCGACCCAGGCAGAGCAACTCGGCATCGTGAAGCACGCCTTCACCCACTTCAAGCTGACGCGGCGCGTCTGGCTCATCCGACTGCCGGCGCCGGGCCGAACGCCGCTGCGCGCGGACGGCTACGACCGGCTGTTTTGGGCCGCGCCGGAGGAAGTCGAGCAACTTGCACTGACGCGCAGCGACCGGCGGATTTGGGAGATGTATCGCGCGCGCCGGCCGACGTTGTTCGATTAG
- a CDS encoding sugar ABC transporter permease — protein sequence MAALAPASPARPSKRSRSLRQAIGYGLLYVFLTILAVIFLFPFYSMVVGSLMSKEELFRSYPQLWPPNGPQFTAYRLLLQIATPEEVAASGLQNINNYNFVRYIFNTLLIASVAVALQVFFNTLAGYTFAKRNFPFKNQLFSVILATLLLPAAINFVPFYLLVAGTFGWKDTYWPFWIPSLATAFGIFLMRQFIASTIPDELIDSATIDGASQFQIVTRIVMPIMAGGMVVLGILTFVAVYNEYILTNLIISKPDLRTVQLFLANFKQATIRAPLYDLLFAGSVMATIPLLILFFVFQRKLVEGVMSGAIKG from the coding sequence ATGGCTGCGCTCGCTCCCGCTTCCCCCGCGCGACCGTCGAAGCGGTCGCGTTCGCTGCGCCAGGCGATCGGCTACGGCTTGCTCTACGTCTTCCTGACCATCCTGGCGGTCATCTTTTTGTTCCCCTTCTACTCGATGGTCGTCGGATCGTTGATGTCGAAGGAGGAACTCTTCCGGTCGTATCCACAGTTGTGGCCACCGAACGGCCCGCAGTTCACGGCCTACCGGCTGTTGCTGCAAATAGCGACGCCCGAGGAAGTGGCCGCGTCCGGCCTGCAGAACATCAACAACTACAACTTCGTGCGCTACATTTTCAACACGCTGCTGATCGCCAGCGTCGCGGTGGCGCTGCAGGTGTTCTTCAACACGCTGGCCGGCTACACCTTCGCCAAGCGCAACTTTCCCTTCAAGAATCAGTTGTTCAGCGTCATCCTGGCCACGTTGCTGCTGCCGGCAGCCATCAACTTCGTGCCGTTCTATCTGCTGGTGGCCGGCACGTTCGGCTGGAAGGACACCTACTGGCCGTTCTGGATCCCCAGCTTGGCGACGGCCTTCGGCATCTTCCTGATGCGCCAGTTCATCGCCTCCACCATCCCGGACGAGCTGATTGACTCGGCGACGATTGACGGCGCATCGCAATTCCAGATCGTCACCCGCATCGTCATGCCGATCATGGCCGGCGGCATGGTGGTGCTGGGCATCCTGACGTTCGTCGCCGTCTATAACGAATACATCCTTACCAACCTCATCATCAGCAAACCCGATCTGCGCACCGTGCAGCTCTTCCTGGCCAACTTCAAGCAAGCGACCATCCGCGCGCCGTTATACGACCTGCTCTTCGCCGGCAGCGTGATGGCGACCATCCCGCTGCTCATCCTCTTCTTCGTCTTCCAGCGCAAGCTGGTCGAGGGCGTGATGTCCGGCGCAATCAAGGGATAG
- a CDS encoding sugar ABC transporter permease, which yields MAQAIGTTSAVPQATRSTKWRALLREMWKHRVDYLFISPFFIVFLVFGVYPTVWGLRLSLSRWPGGQKPMEWVGLNNYIGLLTSDPLLGKAFVNTMMLLGWILPTGLAFALIVAVMLNARRLRGRGIFRTIYFLPFVTSGVIVAIVFSQFLDKNYGWVNLLLGKVGIPPVPWLTEAIPAQISVTLLLHWMGSGTNILIFLGALQAIDRELYEAAEIDGANAVQSFFRITVPMLRPVLLFMIITATIGLINLYAQVKLLTNGGPQNNTYTMFMRMMDLIAGNRFGEGAALGFLMGAVILVITFVQLRLLRSWWTVEGNLKG from the coding sequence ATGGCGCAGGCGATCGGAACGACAAGCGCGGTTCCACAGGCGACGCGCAGCACGAAGTGGCGTGCGTTGCTCAGGGAAATGTGGAAGCATCGGGTGGACTACCTGTTCATCTCGCCGTTCTTCATCGTCTTCCTGGTGTTCGGCGTCTACCCGACAGTGTGGGGGCTGCGGCTTAGCTTGTCGCGCTGGCCCGGCGGCCAAAAGCCGATGGAGTGGGTCGGCCTGAACAATTACATCGGCCTGCTCACCAGCGATCCGCTGCTCGGCAAGGCCTTCGTGAACACGATGATGCTGCTGGGCTGGATCTTGCCGACCGGCCTGGCGTTCGCTCTCATCGTCGCCGTGATGTTGAACGCGCGCCGGTTGCGGGGGCGCGGCATCTTCCGCACCATCTACTTCTTGCCCTTCGTCACCTCCGGCGTCATTGTTGCCATCGTGTTCTCGCAGTTCCTGGACAAGAACTACGGCTGGGTGAACTTGTTGCTGGGCAAGGTCGGCATTCCACCGGTGCCATGGTTGACCGAGGCGATCCCTGCCCAAATTTCGGTGACGCTGCTCTTGCATTGGATGGGCAGCGGCACCAACATCTTGATCTTCCTGGGTGCGCTGCAAGCGATTGATCGGGAGCTTTACGAGGCCGCCGAGATTGACGGGGCCAACGCCGTGCAGAGCTTCTTCCGCATCACCGTGCCGATGCTGCGGCCGGTGCTGCTGTTCATGATCATCACCGCCACCATCGGCCTGATCAACCTGTATGCTCAGGTGAAGCTGCTGACGAACGGGGGCCCGCAGAACAACACCTACACGATGTTCATGCGCATGATGGACCTGATCGCCGGCAATCGCTTCGGCGAAGGGGCAGCGCTCGGCTTTCTCATGGGCGCCGTGATCCTGGTGATCACCTTCGTCCAGCTCCGCCTGCTGCGTAGTTGGTGGACTGTGGAAGGCAATCTCAAGGGCTGA
- a CDS encoding permease, translated as MLRPMTLFKTGLRYLLRRPFQSILCILGVALGVAMVIAIDLANGSASRAFELSTETVAGRATHQVVGSGAGLDEDVYRRIKVELGVREAAPVVESYATAIELDQQPLRVLGIDAFADAPFRSYLGEGNAALQQGDLTDFFVRPDAILIGEALARQYGLRVGSAITLRAGDRRQPMRVAGILTPADENSRRALDGLAIVDISTAQELFDMSGRLSHIDLIADERTEAGRTLLERVRSVLPEGAQIVKPRARSQSVESLTDAFRLNLTALSLLALVVGMFLIYNTITFSVVQRRPVIGTLRCLGVTQREIFRQILLETLLLGIIGGVIGIGLGVLLGRGAVGLVSQTINDLYYTVNVRSVTIEPLTLLKGFALGLVASLVAALAPAYEATSIPPITALKRSNVEQRVQRLLPWIALAGVVMFAIGGAMLLLTRALVVNLAGIFFVLIGLAFVSPLLTLALMRLLAPLLDCIVGLVGRMSARNVVNSISRTAIAIASLMVAVSVIIGLQSMIGSFRTTVESWLDASLTADVYVAPPAAGANAGDPTIESAVVEAFEALPDVIDVMLFRRTPVDFRVAVPRAGSGDSMTQPPADYKSAALLAIRSDRERADETFVWTARPANGLWGSMAGRDEVQVSEPFANKHGVTPQNDRLVLRTEQGEREFLVVAVYYDYASDAGVILMRRDTYRRYWRDDKISSLALYIDDARVRDVGAFVEQLRRQFAGRELVISANRELRADALAIFDRTFAITGALNLLAMVVAFIGVLSALMALQIERTRELGVLRANGMTLRQLWRMTLLETGLMGGTAGLLSMPTGFLLALILVYIINLRSFGWTIRLDLQWETFAQAMLVAVISALLAAIYPMLRLGQMEIARAVRQE; from the coding sequence ATGCTGCGTCCGATGACGTTGTTCAAGACCGGCTTGCGCTACCTGCTGCGCCGGCCGTTCCAATCTATCCTGTGCATCCTCGGCGTGGCGCTCGGCGTAGCGATGGTGATCGCCATTGACCTGGCGAACGGCAGCGCGTCGCGCGCGTTCGAATTGAGCACCGAGACCGTCGCCGGCCGTGCGACGCATCAGGTTGTCGGCAGCGGCGCCGGCCTGGACGAAGACGTGTATCGTCGCATCAAAGTTGAACTGGGCGTGCGAGAAGCCGCACCGGTGGTCGAGTCGTATGCCACGGCCATCGAGCTGGACCAGCAACCGCTGCGCGTGCTGGGTATAGATGCGTTCGCCGATGCGCCGTTCCGTAGCTATTTGGGCGAGGGCAACGCTGCACTTCAGCAAGGTGACCTGACCGATTTCTTCGTGCGACCCGATGCGATCCTGATCGGTGAGGCACTCGCCCGGCAATATGGCCTGCGCGTGGGCAGTGCGATCACGCTGCGCGCCGGCGACCGGCGCCAGCCGATGCGCGTGGCCGGTATCCTCACGCCGGCCGATGAAAACAGCCGGCGCGCGCTCGATGGCCTGGCCATCGTGGACATCAGCACGGCTCAGGAGCTGTTCGACATGTCGGGCCGGCTCAGCCACATTGACCTGATCGCCGATGAGCGCACCGAGGCCGGCCGCACGCTGCTGGAACGCGTGCGTAGCGTCTTGCCCGAAGGCGCGCAGATCGTCAAGCCACGCGCCCGCAGCCAAAGCGTGGAGAGCCTGACTGACGCCTTCCGCCTCAACCTGACGGCGCTCAGCCTGTTGGCGCTGGTAGTCGGCATGTTCCTGATCTACAACACGATCACCTTCTCGGTCGTGCAACGCCGGCCGGTGATCGGCACGCTGCGTTGCTTGGGCGTAACGCAGCGCGAAATCTTCCGGCAGATCCTGCTGGAGACGCTGCTGCTTGGCATCATCGGCGGCGTGATCGGGATCGGGCTGGGCGTCTTGCTCGGTCGCGGTGCGGTCGGCTTGGTCAGCCAGACGATCAATGACCTGTACTACACGGTCAACGTGCGCTCGGTGACCATCGAGCCGTTGACCTTGCTCAAGGGGTTTGCGCTGGGACTGGTTGCCTCGTTGGTTGCGGCGCTGGCGCCGGCCTACGAAGCGACCAGCATCCCACCGATCACGGCGCTCAAGCGCTCGAACGTGGAGCAGCGCGTGCAGCGCCTGTTGCCGTGGATCGCGCTGGCCGGCGTTGTGATGTTCGCCATCGGCGGCGCGATGTTGCTGCTCACGCGCGCGCTGGTCGTTAACCTGGCCGGCATCTTCTTCGTGCTGATCGGCCTGGCGTTCGTCTCGCCGCTGTTGACGCTGGCGCTGATGCGCCTGCTTGCGCCGCTGCTCGACTGCATCGTCGGGTTGGTCGGGCGTATGTCGGCGCGCAATGTCGTGAATTCAATCTCGCGCACGGCCATCGCCATTGCCTCGCTCATGGTGGCGGTGTCGGTCATCATCGGCCTGCAGAGCATGATCGGCAGCTTTCGCACCACGGTCGAGTCGTGGTTGGATGCTTCGCTGACGGCGGACGTGTATGTAGCGCCACCCGCAGCCGGCGCGAACGCCGGTGACCCTACCATTGAATCGGCGGTGGTCGAGGCGTTCGAGGCGCTGCCCGACGTGATCGACGTCATGCTCTTCCGGCGCACACCGGTGGACTTCCGAGTGGCCGTGCCGCGTGCCGGATCGGGCGACTCGATGACCCAGCCACCGGCCGACTACAAGAGCGCCGCGCTCCTCGCCATCCGCTCCGACCGCGAGCGTGCCGATGAGACCTTCGTGTGGACGGCGCGGCCGGCGAATGGCTTATGGGGCAGCATGGCCGGCCGGGATGAGGTGCAAGTCTCCGAGCCGTTCGCCAACAAACACGGCGTCACGCCGCAAAACGACCGGCTGGTCTTGCGCACCGAGCAGGGCGAGCGTGAGTTTCTCGTCGTCGCCGTGTATTACGACTACGCATCCGACGCCGGCGTGATCCTGATGCGCCGCGATACCTATCGGCGCTACTGGCGCGACGACAAAATCTCTTCGCTGGCGCTCTACATAGACGATGCGCGCGTGCGCGACGTCGGCGCGTTCGTCGAGCAACTGCGCCGACAGTTTGCCGGGCGCGAGCTGGTCATCTCGGCCAATCGCGAGCTGCGCGCCGATGCCCTGGCCATCTTCGATCGCACCTTCGCCATCACCGGCGCGCTCAACCTCTTGGCGATGGTTGTCGCGTTCATCGGCGTGCTGAGCGCGCTGATGGCGCTGCAGATCGAGCGCACGCGCGAGCTGGGCGTGCTGCGCGCCAACGGCATGACGCTGCGCCAGCTTTGGCGGATGACGCTGCTGGAAACCGGCCTGATGGGGGGGACGGCCGGCCTGCTCTCTATGCCCACCGGCTTCCTATTGGCGCTCATCTTGGTCTACATCATCAACCTGCGCTCCTTCGGCTGGACGATCCGGCTCGACCTGCAGTGGGAGACGTTCGCACAGGCCATGCTGGTTGCCGTGATTTCGGCGCTGCTGGCGGCGATCTACCCCATGCTGCGCCTGGGGCAGATGGAGATCGCCCGCGCCGTGCGCCAAGAGTAG
- the groL2 gene encoding 60 kDa chaperonin 2, protein MPQSQRRHLRDSTGRRRRRFIRPSVIFHPNLLDGINLIADAVKPTLGPLPRVVGIESMTRDRPPEVLDDAATIARRIIQIADPTADVGAMMMRHALWRMHETCGDGSATMATIAQALAQQAAKAMAAGAHPALLRTGIEQGVAQVCTALRAGAVRPMSGRRSRELLAALARSVCHDPELRDVLVEIVDILGADGAIQVVNNDARRVDREYIEGAMWDSPWLTTGFATDAAQSIARISDAAVILLDGKLDSAVNVLEGLKRLYDLGHRSVLIIAGDLSDEAKTVLIQAKLSGVMRILPVKAPGFDAKRAVALQDLAALTGARVLFGDAAAFASLAPEDVGSVRRAWATARQFGIIGGKRDPIALRNSIASVRRKIDDTLNLDEIAELRLRLGRLCGGLAIVRVGGATSKIQESRRDEAVRLSRTLQMAAGRGYVAGGGAALFKIAQTLLNDAERSNGRADDIAFGVRCLARALESPLMTIAGNAGFEATEVADQVRAALRADPHAHHGFDARSGRVVDMMAAGIVDSAEVIERAVRVAGSLAATAITTDAVVHHRKPALATNP, encoded by the coding sequence ATGCCCCAATCGCAACGGCGTCACTTGCGCGATTCGACCGGTCGGCGGCGGCGTCGCTTCATCCGCCCCTCGGTCATTTTTCACCCCAATTTGCTCGATGGGATCAACCTGATTGCCGACGCGGTGAAGCCGACGCTCGGACCGTTGCCGCGCGTCGTCGGCATCGAGAGCATGACGCGCGACCGGCCGCCGGAGGTGCTCGACGACGCCGCGACCATCGCCCGCCGCATCATCCAGATCGCCGATCCGACGGCGGATGTGGGCGCGATGATGATGCGACATGCGCTTTGGCGCATGCACGAAACCTGCGGCGACGGCTCGGCGACGATGGCGACCATTGCGCAGGCGTTGGCGCAACAGGCGGCGAAGGCCATGGCCGCCGGCGCCCATCCGGCTTTGCTGCGCACGGGCATCGAGCAGGGCGTAGCGCAAGTATGCACGGCGCTGCGCGCCGGCGCGGTGCGCCCGATGAGTGGACGGCGCAGCCGCGAGCTGTTGGCTGCTTTAGCCAGGTCCGTGTGCCACGACCCGGAGCTGCGCGACGTGTTGGTGGAGATCGTGGACATCCTCGGCGCCGACGGCGCGATTCAGGTCGTCAACAACGACGCGCGCCGCGTGGATCGCGAGTACATTGAAGGCGCGATGTGGGACTCGCCGTGGCTGACGACCGGCTTCGCGACCGATGCTGCGCAGTCCATCGCCCGCATCTCCGATGCCGCCGTGATCCTGCTCGATGGCAAGCTCGATTCAGCCGTGAACGTGCTCGAGGGCCTCAAGCGCCTCTACGACTTGGGCCATCGCAGCGTGCTCATCATTGCCGGCGACTTGAGCGACGAAGCCAAAACGGTGCTGATCCAGGCCAAGCTGAGCGGCGTGATGAGGATCCTGCCGGTCAAAGCGCCGGGCTTCGATGCCAAGCGTGCTGTGGCGTTGCAGGATTTGGCGGCGCTTACCGGCGCGCGCGTCCTGTTTGGCGATGCCGCTGCGTTCGCCAGCCTGGCGCCGGAGGATGTCGGCAGCGTGCGCCGCGCTTGGGCCACGGCGCGCCAATTTGGGATCATCGGCGGCAAGCGCGACCCGATTGCGTTGCGAAACAGCATTGCCTCGGTGCGCCGGAAAATTGATGACACGCTGAACCTCGATGAGATCGCCGAACTGCGCCTACGTCTGGGCCGGCTGTGTGGTGGGCTGGCGATCGTGCGGGTCGGCGGGGCGACGAGCAAGATCCAAGAGAGCCGCCGGGACGAGGCGGTGCGCTTATCGCGGACGTTGCAGATGGCAGCCGGGCGCGGCTACGTAGCGGGTGGGGGTGCAGCGCTGTTCAAAATAGCCCAGACTTTGCTGAACGACGCAGAGCGTAGCAATGGCCGCGCAGATGATATAGCGTTCGGTGTGCGCTGTCTAGCGCGCGCGCTCGAATCGCCGCTGATGACGATCGCAGGCAACGCCGGCTTCGAAGCCACGGAGGTCGCCGACCAGGTGCGCGCTGCATTGCGCGCCGATCCGCATGCCCATCATGGATTCGATGCGCGCAGCGGCCGCGTCGTGGATATGATGGCCGCCGGCATCGTGGACTCGGCGGAGGTGATCGAGCGCGCGGTGCGCGTGGCCGGCAGCCTGGCCGCGACTGCTATCACGACCGACGCCGTGGTGCACCATCGCAAGCCGGCGCTGGCGACGAATCCGTGA